Proteins encoded in a region of the Trypanosoma brucei gambiense DAL972 chromosome 11, complete sequence genome:
- a CDS encoding dual specificity protein phosphatase, putative: MTLEKVDWTVPRKLLPKDSLEVTDSANPYTEFSEILPGLYLTAEERVCNRARSIEESISLILTLNGGEHVAPYRIYEYLAEDQRYVYKKICSFNVFASLLEEYASTSVPEDPLQRKVFIRSVPAEDCPTYDISRHFPEMCALIELVMMYRRDTEVELARLHTVVVHCLMGVSRSAAVVAAYMMKRGRYSKDESVFIMRKSRPIVSPNPGFQKQLMRWEEGAYYRISDMLSATLAASEVRGGTELNHFIERQLRLLLRERRFIEDRKNFGYVISSVLSITPGAGSAVLMIAAHINQCIVEEVYVDVPSFFSNVSDIVKSIFQHMPNFINDITEEFGDPFDDCFYFEMVKAIGCSGAGKCLSDVAKAFSSLLETVHATHMINNPRSVPYWADSEDEIARGCPEGMRLSFTFLPFFAPYAVGFVQLRYSGELMNEEGLYLLQVTSSRISPPSEDKISELTCNATADGCAIAVDIFSCMVSQVGHLKDDVELEMLNAVLGGSTLLAVIDKFVYTEEPNEGIALLWMRKVVGGAVGIRLFFDAIDRYLMESYLNVAEIGTIKSIADEKAPWVEIATSIQLVNRVYMEQYGKVVDFLPWILQELSSMIDNGAVVVPSDISCSGE; the protein is encoded by the coding sequence ATGACCCTTGAAAAGGTCGACTGGACCGTTCCAAGGAAGTTACTCCCAAAGGATTCGCTAGAGGTAACTGATAGCGCTAATCCTTATACCGAGTTTAGCGAAATATTACCGGGTCTCTACCTTACTGCTGAGGAAAGGGTATGTAACCGGGCTAGGTCAATAGAGGAAAGTATTTCTCTTATTTTAACGCTGAACGGTGGAGAACACGTGGCGCCCTATCGGATTTATGAGTATTTGGCGGAGGACCAACGATATGTTTACAAGAAAATATGCTCTTTTAACGTGTTTGCATCCCTTTTGGAAGAATATGCCTCGACAAGCGTACCGGAAGACCCTCTGCAACGCAAGGTTTTCATCCGGTCTGTTCCTGCTGAAGACTGCCCAACGTACGACATAAGTAGACATTTCCCTGAAATGTGTGCGCTTATTGAGCTGGTTATGATGTACAGAAGGGATACAGAGGTTGAATTGGCCCGCCTGCACACAGTCGTAGTGCACTGCCTGATGGGAGTTAGTCGCTCAGCTGCTGTGGTGGCAGCTTACATGATGAAGCGAGGAAGGTATTCCAAGGACGAGTCTGTCTTTATCATGAGAAAAAGCCGGCCGATTGTGAGTCCTAACCCAGGTTTTCAGAAGCAACTAATGAGATGGGAGGAGGGTGCTTATTACAGGATATCGGACATGCTCTCAGCCACACTGGCAGCTAGTGAGGTACGTGGGGGAACTGAGCTCAACCATTTTATTGAGAGGCAGCTTCGGTTGCTGCTTCGAGAGAGACGCTTCATAGAAGATAGGAAGAATTTTGGGTACGTTATATCATCCGTGTTAAGTATCACCCCCGGCGCTGGTTCCGCGGTACTGATGATTGCCGCCCATATTAACCAATGCATTGTTGAGGAAGTATACGTGGacgttccttcatttttcagCAACGTGTCCGATATTGTGAAAAGCATTTTCCAGCATATGCCGAATTTCATTAATGATATTACTGAGGAATTTGGAGACCCCTTTGAtgattgtttctattttgagATGGTTAAAGCGATCGGCTGCTCTGGAGCCGGAAAGTGCCTCTCTGATGTCGCGAAGgcgttttcttctttgctaGAGACAGTGCATGCCACACATATGATCAACAACCCGAGGAGCGTGCCTTATTGGGCAGACTCCGAGGATGAAATTGCTAGAGGGTGTCCTGAGGGAATGAGGTTGAGTTTTACGTTTTTACCATTTTTTGCTCCTTATGCCGTAGGATTTGTCCAGCTCAGATATAGCGGGGAGCTTATGAATGAGGAGGGACTATATTTGCTTCAGGTGACTTCAAGCAGAATTTCTCCCCCATCCGAGGATAAAATCTCGGAGTTGACCTGCAATGCAACCGCAGACGGATGTGCTATAGCTGTAGATATATTCTCGTGCATGGTTTCCCAAGTGGGTCATCTGAAAGATGATGTAGAGCTGGAAATGCTTAATGCGGTGCTGGGTGGTTCAACACTATTGGCTGTGATAGACAAGTTTGTTTATACAGAAGAACCAAATGAAGGTATAGCCTTGCTGTGGATGCGTAAGGTCGTCGGTGGAGCCGTAGGTATTCGCCTCTTCTTCGACGCAATTGACCGGTATTTGATGGAGTCCTACCTCAATGTTGCCGAGATTGGTACAATCAAATCCATCGCTGACGAGAAGGCACCTTGGGTGGAGATCGCAACTTCGATACAACTTGTTAATAGGGTTTATATGGAGCAGTACGGCAAAGTTGTGGATTTCCTGCCATGGATACTGCAAGAGTTGAGCTCAATGATAGATAATGGAGCTGTGGTAGTGCCTAGTGACATCTCCTGTTCCGGTGAATGA
- a CDS encoding calmodulin, putative: protein MSNAFDDLTREYLKRRFDAFDHDKIGRIPLSDLISLVRICGGTPLEADIESLKAEADYEGRGSVSFDGFCCAMKMAFENMRTMRDLKEAFKGIDPERKGYMSQHDLRYILTTQGERLSTDEMNAFVEEMRSEMDMEGNFILSDVVYKMTPEIFR from the coding sequence ATGTCCAACGCATTTGACGATTTGACGCGTGAGTATTTGAAGCGTCGTTTTGATGCCTTCGATCATGACAAGATTGGGCGTATACCTTTGAGTGATCTCATATCTCTAGTTAGAATCTGTGGTGGTACACCACTTGAAGCGGACATTGAATCTTTGAAGGCTGAAGCAGACTACGAGGGACGTGGGTCAGTGTCGTTTGACGGCTTCTGCTGCGCGATGAAGATGGCTTTTGAAAATATGAGGACGATGCGTGATCTGAAAGAAGCTTTTAAGGGGATAGACCCTGAACGCAAGGGATACATGTCTCAGCATGACCTTCGCTACATTTTAACAACGCAGGGTGAGCGCTTGAGTACGGATGAAATGAACGCCTTTGTTGAGGAGATGCGGTCGGAGATGGATATGGAAGGAAACTTCATTCTCTCTGATGTTGTGTATAAGATGACCCCAGAGATTTTTCGCTGA
- a CDS encoding RNA polymerase B subunit RPB8, putative produces MASSKVILEDTFTVAAVNEEGTVYSRVSRVRCTGEGGGLIITSDVNTGEFPLHSGDRLTIILTDSIELSEQAGSKHYDQSVYHRSTRLDDCDYAMHGRVYSMEVNESSLDVTVHISCGGLLTQIVGKPQSLKDVHYNSDVYILMKRPGS; encoded by the coding sequence ATGGCTTCCTCGAAAGTAATATTGGAAGACACCTTCACGGTGGCAGCTGTGAACGAGGAGGGTACGGTTTACTCCCGAGTGTCACGAGTTCGGTGTACAGGTGAGGGAGGAGGTCTTATTATTACATCCGACGTTAACACGGGAGAATTTCCACTTCACTCCGGCGACCGGTTGACCATAATTTTGACAGATTCCATCGAGCTGTCTGAACAAGCAGGCTCTAAGCACTACGACCAGAGTGTATACCATCGCTCCACACGCCTAGACGATTGTGATTATGCCATGCACGGCCGCGTGTACAGCATGGAAGTTAACGAAAGTAGCTTGGATGTGACGGTTCATATCAGTTGCGGCGGACTGCTAACGCAGATTGTCGGAAAACCCCAGAGTCTTAAAGACGTTCATTATAATAGCGACGTCTATATCTTGATGAAACGCCCCGGAAGTTAG